A genomic region of Streptosporangium lutulentum contains the following coding sequences:
- a CDS encoding response regulator transcription factor: MCAYVLVAEDDLKQAELVRRYLEREGHSVVAVHDGRSALDAVRRRLPDLLVLDVMMPRVDGLDVCRILRAESDLPMLMLTARTTEDDLLLGLDLGADDYMTKPYSPRELMARVRTLLRRARPVVTEPDPVLRVGALAVDPGRHEVSVDGRHIECTPGEFEILELLATQPGRVFSREQILGHLHGFDRYITSRTVDVHVMNLRKKIEPESRRPARLVTVYGVGYKLTAPRGEATGDGSGGRQDTPDAP; this comes from the coding sequence ATGTGCGCATATGTCCTAGTAGCGGAGGACGACCTGAAGCAGGCCGAGCTGGTCCGTCGCTATCTGGAAAGGGAGGGGCATTCGGTCGTCGCCGTACACGACGGACGCTCGGCGCTGGACGCCGTTCGCCGCCGGCTCCCCGACCTCCTCGTCCTCGACGTGATGATGCCCAGGGTCGACGGGCTGGACGTGTGCCGGATCCTGCGCGCCGAGTCGGACCTGCCGATGCTGATGCTGACCGCCCGGACCACCGAGGACGACCTGCTGCTCGGCCTCGACCTGGGCGCCGACGACTACATGACCAAGCCCTACAGCCCGCGCGAGCTGATGGCGCGCGTCCGCACTCTGCTCCGGCGGGCCCGTCCGGTCGTCACCGAGCCCGATCCGGTGCTGAGGGTCGGCGCGCTGGCGGTGGATCCCGGCCGTCACGAGGTCAGCGTGGACGGCAGGCACATCGAGTGCACTCCGGGCGAGTTCGAAATACTGGAGTTGCTGGCGACACAACCCGGCCGGGTGTTCTCCCGGGAGCAGATCCTCGGACATCTCCACGGCTTCGACCGCTACATCACCTCCCGGACCGTCGACGTGCACGTGATGAACCTGCGCAAGAAGATCGAGCCGGAGTCGCGCAGGCCCGCCCGGCTGGTCACCGTCTACGGGGTGGGCTACAAGCTGACCGCCCCCCGGGGCGAGGCCACCGGGGACGGTTCCGGCGGCCGGCAGGACACGCCTGATGCGCCGTGA
- a CDS encoding sensor histidine kinase: MRRDVPLRRSLLLRLLAVSVLVSVCSIVATAWLTVRSTTVAIQQEQGQALADDARIYDELLGYAAGHSTWKGADKTVRLLAQQTGHRVTLTTEDRRPVLDSDSGPSSLPAKPTAVIEPLAVDTALTAASSSDRIDPRAVGPFRLPRKERDELHTAALRTAACLRDNFRTITKIVDGPSGRPRVETPALNPDFSTTRCASPALDELTPTEVKALTRLNKLVNACLAHQAGPIVKVGLDFTWGEVTTAVTGDDRTGGRSTTPAKGSEVSVPICITTGRHEQLAPYVAPTALLFVSSRGGAASTIFDFSPANQARIAGVTALVLLITMTVTVLAGIRLVRPLRALTGAARRMGEGDVTARVKVTGGDEIGRLATAFNAMSERREQLEELRRAMVSDVAHELRTPLSNIRGWLEAAEDGVVAPDRTLMSSLLEEALLLQHVIDDLQDLAMADAGELRLRRERVNAADLLAQVATAHGGSADTAGVTLSTRSEGDLELLADPVRLRQAVGNLVSNAVRHTPAGGTVGLSARGEGDQVVIDVADTGAGIAAEDLPMVFERFWRAEKSRNRQTGGSGLGLSIVRKLVEAHGGTVSATSVVGAGSVFTLRLPV; this comes from the coding sequence ATGCGCCGTGACGTGCCGCTACGCCGCAGCCTGCTCCTGAGGTTGCTGGCGGTCTCGGTGCTGGTGTCCGTCTGCTCCATCGTGGCGACCGCCTGGCTGACCGTACGGAGCACCACCGTGGCGATCCAGCAGGAACAGGGCCAGGCTCTCGCCGACGACGCCCGGATCTACGACGAGCTCCTCGGCTACGCGGCCGGCCACTCCACCTGGAAGGGCGCGGACAAGACGGTACGCCTGCTGGCGCAGCAGACCGGGCACCGGGTCACGCTGACCACCGAGGACCGCAGGCCGGTCCTCGACTCCGATTCGGGTCCGTCCTCGCTGCCCGCGAAGCCGACGGCGGTCATCGAGCCCCTGGCCGTCGACACCGCCCTGACCGCCGCCTCGTCGTCCGACCGCATCGATCCGCGTGCGGTCGGACCGTTCCGGCTTCCCCGCAAGGAGCGTGACGAGCTGCACACCGCGGCCCTGCGAACCGCCGCCTGCCTGCGCGACAACTTCAGAACCATCACCAAGATCGTCGATGGTCCCAGCGGGCGTCCGCGTGTCGAGACCCCCGCGCTCAACCCGGATTTCTCCACCACGAGATGCGCCAGTCCGGCCCTGGACGAACTGACGCCCACCGAGGTGAAGGCGCTCACCCGGCTCAACAAGCTCGTCAACGCCTGTCTCGCGCACCAGGCGGGGCCCATCGTGAAAGTCGGCCTGGACTTCACCTGGGGTGAGGTGACCACAGCGGTCACGGGCGACGATCGGACGGGCGGGCGCTCGACCACTCCCGCCAAGGGCAGCGAGGTGAGCGTTCCCATCTGCATCACCACCGGCCGGCACGAGCAACTCGCGCCCTACGTCGCCCCGACCGCGCTGCTCTTCGTCAGCAGCCGCGGCGGTGCCGCATCGACGATCTTCGACTTCTCGCCGGCCAACCAGGCGCGCATCGCCGGGGTCACGGCCCTGGTGCTGCTGATCACCATGACCGTCACCGTCCTGGCCGGCATCCGGCTGGTCAGGCCGCTGCGCGCACTGACCGGCGCGGCGCGCCGGATGGGAGAGGGAGACGTCACGGCCCGGGTCAAGGTCACGGGAGGGGACGAGATCGGCAGGCTGGCGACGGCCTTCAACGCCATGTCGGAGCGGCGCGAGCAACTGGAGGAACTGCGCAGGGCGATGGTCAGCGACGTCGCGCACGAGCTGCGCACCCCGCTCAGCAACATCCGCGGCTGGCTGGAGGCGGCCGAGGACGGAGTCGTCGCTCCGGACCGGACGCTGATGTCCTCGCTGCTGGAGGAGGCTCTGCTTCTCCAGCACGTCATCGACGACCTGCAGGACCTGGCGATGGCCGACGCCGGTGAGCTGAGGCTCCGCAGGGAGCGCGTCAACGCGGCCGACCTGCTCGCCCAGGTCGCCACCGCGCACGGGGGAAGCGCGGATACCGCGGGCGTCACACTGTCGACGCGCTCCGAAGGCGACCTGGAACTGCTCGCCGATCCGGTACGGCTGCGCCAGGCGGTGGGCAACCTGGTGTCCAACGCCGTACGGCACACTCCCGCCGGCGGCACGGTCGGCCTGAGCGCCCGCGGGGAGGGCGACCAGGTGGTGATCGACGTCGCCGACACCGGAGCCGGGATCGCCGCCGAGGATCTGCCGATGGTCTTCGAGCGGTTCTGGCGGGCGGAGAAGTCACGCAACCGGCAGACCGGGGGCAGCGGCCTCGGCCTCTCCATCGTCCGCAAGCTCGTGGAGGCGCACGGCGGCACCGTGTCCGCCACGAGTGTCGTCGGCGCGGGCTCGGTTTTCACCCTCCGGCTCCCCGTCTGA
- a CDS encoding MarR family transcriptional regulator, whose translation MSTEPGSRAEMIAAVSDQGRLTAMWSALFHVGVAGRAGINVTDFNCLAVLDKEGSMTPHDLAERIGLTRGGAITSVVDRLERAGYVHRRRDGADRRRVLVELVREGPYRDLQAILADINRAYADLAESYSDAELAIVRDFAVRANDVIRKQTRELRQG comes from the coding sequence ATGTCAACGGAACCCGGAAGCCGAGCGGAGATGATCGCGGCCGTATCCGATCAGGGGCGCCTGACGGCCATGTGGTCGGCGCTGTTTCACGTCGGCGTCGCGGGCCGGGCCGGAATCAACGTGACCGACTTCAACTGCCTGGCCGTACTCGACAAGGAGGGGTCCATGACCCCTCACGATCTCGCCGAACGGATAGGGCTGACGCGCGGCGGCGCCATCACCTCGGTCGTGGACCGCCTGGAGAGGGCGGGATACGTGCACCGCCGCCGGGACGGCGCCGACCGGCGCCGTGTCCTCGTCGAGCTGGTACGCGAAGGTCCCTACCGTGACCTGCAGGCAATCCTGGCGGACATCAACCGGGCCTACGCGGATCTCGCCGAGAGCTACAGCGACGCGGAGCTGGCGATCGTCCGCGATTTCGCCGTCCGCGCCAACGACGTCATACGGAAGCAGACCCGAGAGCTACGGCAGGGTTGA
- a CDS encoding MFS transporter, with protein sequence MLASTPRTGPPASPRRWAALGIVLSAAFMDNVDATILSIALPHIQNDLGADHTTAQWSLAGYVLAFALLLITGGRLGDAFGRRRLFLIGVAGFTAASVACGAATTPEMLIGGRLAQGAMAALMVPQVMSVIVTMFGPAERASAFSLLGAVLSVGSVSGPLLGGLLTEYDALGLGWRAIFYVNVPIGILAFGLAVWIMPETRSDRPLRLDLVGVALVTPATLGIMYPLVQGRAEGWPTWMFVAMAAAVVLLMLFVAQQRRRHRRDGSALVPPTLFRQRSFTVGVVVVLLVFSGVTSFFLVLTYHLQSGLGWTPLHTALVTLAWPVGITATTHLALRHGAAHGRRLIGTGALIMAAGTLVVIVSTLTSGAGLTWPHVAVAELVIGFGMGLCVPILTTVVLGDVPADDAGAGSGVVNTGIQLGTAVGIAIVGVVFFALVSTGTGAPADRFSSATATTLWYNAGVFALAALLSPLLPASRR encoded by the coding sequence GTGCTCGCATCCACTCCCCGAACCGGTCCACCCGCCTCGCCCCGGCGCTGGGCGGCGCTCGGCATCGTCCTGAGCGCCGCCTTCATGGACAACGTCGACGCGACCATCCTCAGCATCGCGCTGCCCCACATCCAGAACGACCTTGGCGCCGACCACACCACCGCCCAATGGAGCCTCGCCGGATACGTCCTGGCGTTCGCGTTACTACTGATCACCGGTGGACGTCTGGGTGACGCCTTCGGCCGCAGGCGCCTCTTCCTGATCGGTGTCGCCGGATTCACCGCCGCCTCCGTCGCGTGCGGCGCCGCCACGACGCCCGAAATGCTCATCGGCGGCCGCCTCGCACAGGGCGCGATGGCCGCTCTGATGGTGCCCCAGGTCATGTCGGTCATCGTCACCATGTTCGGCCCGGCTGAGCGAGCGTCGGCGTTCTCGCTGCTGGGTGCGGTTCTCAGCGTGGGCAGCGTCAGCGGGCCGCTGCTGGGTGGACTGCTGACCGAGTACGACGCGCTGGGGCTGGGCTGGCGCGCGATCTTCTACGTCAACGTTCCCATCGGGATCCTCGCTTTCGGCCTGGCCGTGTGGATCATGCCCGAGACCCGTTCCGACCGTCCGCTCCGGCTCGACCTGGTGGGAGTGGCCCTGGTGACGCCGGCCACGCTGGGGATCATGTACCCGCTTGTGCAGGGGCGTGCGGAGGGCTGGCCCACCTGGATGTTCGTCGCGATGGCCGCGGCGGTCGTACTCCTGATGCTGTTCGTCGCCCAGCAGCGGCGCCGCCACCGGCGGGACGGCTCCGCCCTGGTGCCGCCCACCCTGTTCCGGCAGAGGTCGTTCACGGTCGGGGTGGTCGTCGTGCTGCTGGTCTTCTCCGGTGTGACGTCGTTTTTCCTCGTGCTGACCTACCACCTGCAGTCCGGCCTGGGGTGGACGCCGCTACACACGGCACTGGTGACGCTGGCCTGGCCCGTCGGCATCACCGCGACCACTCATCTCGCGTTGCGCCACGGCGCGGCGCACGGTCGCCGGCTCATCGGCACGGGCGCGCTCATCATGGCCGCGGGCACCCTCGTCGTGATCGTCTCCACGCTGACCTCGGGGGCCGGCCTGACCTGGCCGCACGTCGCGGTCGCCGAACTGGTCATCGGTTTCGGCATGGGACTGTGCGTGCCGATCCTCACCACCGTGGTGCTCGGCGACGTTCCCGCCGACGACGCCGGTGCCGGTTCCGGCGTCGTCAACACCGGCATACAGCTCGGTACCGCCGTCGGAATAGCGATCGTCGGAGTTGTCTTCTTCGCTCTCGTCTCCACCGGGACCGGCGCCCCCGCGGACCGGTTCAGCTCGGCGACCGCGACGACGCTCTGGTACAACGCCGGCGTCTTCGCCCTGGCCGCACTGCTGAGTCCGCTGCTTCCCGCTTCCCGGAGATGA
- a CDS encoding TetR/AcrR family transcriptional regulator gives MRDGEPDRPLPDQAEWTGLPVQANWASPAKAARPTRPRSLRAQQSVLTATRELLNEGGLCAATIDAISTRSGVSKATIYKHWPSRIAIAAEAFGVEMGDAVPLPDTGDALEDLSEQVRQVSDFYHSRAGTIFAQLLAACVTDPEGARYFRELFLAGRREAGARLWRRAVERGEVDAGVDVETAIDLLFGPLIFRLISGHAPLSVSEADALSAAALNGLRAKDRATGL, from the coding sequence ATGCGTGACGGCGAGCCGGATCGACCTCTGCCGGACCAGGCGGAATGGACGGGACTGCCTGTCCAGGCGAACTGGGCGTCCCCGGCGAAGGCGGCCCGGCCCACCCGGCCGCGCAGCCTCCGGGCCCAGCAGTCCGTGCTGACGGCGACCCGTGAGCTGCTCAACGAGGGCGGGCTGTGCGCCGCGACCATCGACGCGATCAGTACGCGGTCCGGCGTCAGCAAGGCGACCATCTACAAGCACTGGCCCAGCCGCATCGCCATCGCGGCCGAGGCGTTCGGCGTCGAGATGGGCGACGCCGTCCCGCTGCCGGACACCGGCGACGCCCTGGAGGACCTGTCCGAGCAGGTCCGCCAGGTCAGCGACTTCTACCACAGCCGGGCCGGGACGATCTTCGCGCAACTCCTCGCGGCCTGCGTGACCGACCCCGAGGGGGCCCGATACTTCCGGGAGCTCTTCCTGGCCGGCCGGAGGGAGGCCGGCGCCCGGCTCTGGCGGCGCGCGGTCGAGCGGGGTGAGGTGGACGCGGGGGTCGACGTCGAGACGGCGATCGACCTCCTCTTCGGCCCGCTGATCTTCCGCCTGATCAGCGGCCACGCGCCGCTCAGCGTGTCCGAGGCGGACGCCCTCTCGGCGGCGGCACTGAACGGGCTCCGCGCGAAGGACCGCGCCACGGGCCTATGA
- a CDS encoding oxidoreductase encodes MSVWFVTGASRGLGAEIVREALSRGRQVVAAVRDAEAARKEFQDAGGELLVVTLDVTDERQAHEAVTQAVKRFGRIDVLVNNAGRGLLGAVEEASDSAVRAVFDVNVFGLLNVNRAVLPVLRGQRSGHVINIGSVGGFTQGGPGMGIYGATKFAIEGLSESMRIELAPLGVSVTVVEPGAFRTDFLDDSSLRAAEDVIDDYAKTAGAIRDTVSERNHTQPGDPARAASVIVNLASVPEPPLRIQLGADAVSRVEAKIQFVQYELDMWREASVSTNYRNGAEDA; translated from the coding sequence ATGAGCGTCTGGTTCGTCACCGGAGCCTCGCGAGGGCTTGGTGCGGAGATCGTCCGAGAGGCACTCTCGCGTGGCCGGCAGGTCGTCGCCGCGGTACGCGACGCCGAGGCGGCCAGGAAGGAGTTCCAGGACGCGGGGGGCGAACTCCTCGTCGTCACGTTGGACGTCACCGACGAGCGCCAGGCCCACGAGGCCGTGACGCAGGCCGTGAAGCGCTTCGGCAGGATCGACGTGCTGGTCAACAACGCGGGGCGCGGCCTGCTCGGAGCCGTCGAGGAGGCGTCCGACTCCGCGGTCCGCGCGGTCTTCGACGTCAACGTCTTCGGGCTGCTGAACGTGAACCGGGCCGTGTTGCCGGTGCTGCGCGGGCAGCGTTCGGGACACGTCATCAACATCGGCTCCGTCGGCGGCTTCACACAGGGAGGACCGGGCATGGGCATCTACGGCGCGACCAAGTTCGCGATCGAGGGCCTGTCGGAGTCCATGCGGATCGAGCTCGCCCCCCTGGGCGTGTCGGTCACCGTCGTGGAGCCCGGAGCCTTCAGGACCGATTTCCTGGACGATTCCAGCCTGCGTGCCGCGGAGGACGTCATCGACGACTACGCCAAGACGGCGGGCGCGATACGCGACACCGTGAGCGAGCGCAACCACACGCAGCCGGGCGATCCCGCCAGGGCGGCGTCGGTGATCGTCAACCTGGCCTCGGTTCCCGAGCCCCCGCTGCGCATCCAGCTCGGGGCGGACGCGGTCTCCCGGGTCGAGGCCAAAATCCAGTTCGTCCAGTACGAGCTGGACATGTGGCGCGAGGCCTCGGTCTCGACGAACTACCGCAACGGGGCCGAGGATGCGTGA
- a CDS encoding aldo/keto reductase, producing the protein MTTTVRPADASGSFAIGGDLRVNRLGYGAMQLTGTGVWGDPRDPDEAVRVLRRAVELGVNFIDTADAYGPFVADMLIKKALHPYADDLIIATKAGFTRSGPGDWRVVGRPEYLRQQVMLSLRHLGVDRIDLLQLHRIDSQVPLADQIGELALLQQEGKIRHIGLSEVSVEDVERASEFATIVSVQNLYNLAKRDAEPLLKYSEENGIAFIPWAPLATGKLAKEGSPLETFSKRHGATPSQLALAWLLRRSPVMLPIPGTSTVSHLEDNMAAALIELSDEEFETLTREV; encoded by the coding sequence ATGACCACTACTGTTCGTCCGGCAGACGCCTCGGGATCTTTCGCCATCGGAGGCGACCTTCGCGTCAACCGCCTGGGTTACGGGGCCATGCAGTTGACCGGCACGGGGGTATGGGGAGACCCGCGCGACCCGGATGAGGCGGTCCGCGTGCTCCGCCGCGCCGTCGAGCTCGGTGTGAACTTCATCGACACCGCCGACGCGTACGGCCCGTTCGTGGCCGACATGCTGATCAAGAAGGCGCTGCACCCCTATGCCGATGATCTGATCATCGCGACCAAGGCGGGGTTCACCCGTTCGGGCCCCGGTGACTGGCGGGTGGTCGGCCGCCCGGAATACCTGCGGCAGCAGGTCATGCTGAGCCTGCGCCACCTCGGCGTCGACCGGATCGACCTGCTCCAGCTGCACCGCATCGACTCGCAGGTGCCGCTCGCCGACCAGATCGGGGAGCTCGCCCTCCTGCAGCAGGAGGGCAAGATCCGGCACATCGGCCTCAGCGAGGTCAGCGTCGAGGACGTCGAGCGGGCGAGCGAGTTCGCGACCATCGTCTCGGTGCAGAACCTCTACAACCTCGCGAAGCGCGACGCGGAGCCGCTGCTGAAGTACTCCGAGGAGAACGGCATCGCCTTCATCCCTTGGGCCCCGCTCGCCACCGGAAAGCTGGCGAAGGAGGGCAGCCCGCTTGAGACGTTCTCCAAGAGGCACGGCGCCACGCCGTCGCAGCTCGCGCTGGCGTGGCTGCTCAGGCGCTCGCCCGTGATGCTGCCCATCCCCGGTACCTCCACGGTCTCGCACCTGGAGGACAACATGGCCGCCGCGCTCATCGAGCTCAGCGACGAGGAGTTCGAGACCCTGACCCGGGAGGTCTGA
- a CDS encoding TetR/AcrR family transcriptional regulator, with product MGPESQAVARRPGRPAKRHLIVDAAKRVFLRHGYADTSIEVIAAEAGVSKQTIYNHFEGKEQLFAAVVQMVQQGVVEDSEAVFAEKFEDTGDIDQDLRTVFRLMVRLNLGGDVAAFRRLVVIEQMRQPELMEKWTQARPAFELSIRQEVEQQVRLGVLDVDNLDLAVRQLIVLVLNEAIDRSRYGLCELSDAEVAAIVDDGVTMWLRCYRAR from the coding sequence ATGGGTCCAGAAAGTCAAGCGGTCGCTCGTCGCCCCGGCCGTCCGGCGAAGCGGCATTTGATCGTCGACGCCGCGAAACGGGTGTTCCTGCGGCACGGCTACGCCGACACGAGCATCGAGGTGATCGCCGCGGAGGCCGGGGTGTCGAAGCAGACGATCTACAACCACTTCGAGGGCAAGGAACAGCTGTTCGCGGCCGTCGTCCAGATGGTCCAGCAGGGTGTGGTCGAGGACTCGGAGGCCGTGTTCGCCGAGAAGTTCGAGGACACGGGCGACATCGACCAGGATCTTCGTACGGTCTTCCGCCTGATGGTGCGCCTGAACCTGGGCGGGGACGTCGCCGCGTTCCGCCGTCTCGTCGTCATCGAGCAGATGCGCCAGCCCGAGCTGATGGAGAAGTGGACGCAGGCGCGACCCGCCTTCGAACTCTCCATCAGGCAAGAGGTGGAGCAGCAGGTCCGGCTCGGTGTCCTTGACGTGGACAATCTGGACCTGGCGGTCCGCCAGCTCATCGTGCTGGTGCTCAACGAGGCGATCGACCGGTCCCGGTACGGGCTGTGTGAGCTCTCCGACGCGGAGGTCGCCGCGATCGTCGACGACGGCGTCACCATGTGGCTGCGCTGTTACCGGGCCCGCTGA
- a CDS encoding FAD-dependent monooxygenase, with protein sequence MTTTDVVIVGGGPNGLLMACELALSGVRPVVLERLPERDASPKANGLVGRVVQVLDYRGLYERFSRSTKPPTPSPYFQFGALTLDMSAWSGNSLYTLPIPQHRMEELLEQRAHELGVEIRRGHEVTALNQDAEGVTVDVRGPDGSYRLAAGFLVGADGGRSTVRKRAGIEFPGITDDGFIARSGQVTIHPPVAVPGTGELEVPGMGRLRPATFTRTENGVFAYGMFQPGVYRVAVHEWDRPPAESRAPATIEDLREAVSRVLGTDIPMSEPPTGQGPPPVRDTNGVNSRLADRYRQGRVFLVGDAAHVQSGVGGPGLNLGLQDVINLAWKLAAVVDGWAPEDLLDTYQSERRPAAERVIMHSRAQTALLSPGPNITALREVFTELLDDQTNVRRISNLMSGADVRYDMRPDGPAHPLTGGWMPDLVLSTANGPARVAGLMHAVRPILLNLADRADLVEAASGWTDRVDVVTATSVDRPADAVLIRPDGYVAWAAAPGAPGGADALRHALRTWFGLPTSLRDSSVRLASRHPRDASRTEGISG encoded by the coding sequence ATGACCACCACCGATGTCGTCATCGTCGGCGGCGGCCCCAACGGGCTGCTGATGGCGTGTGAGCTCGCGTTGTCAGGCGTGCGCCCCGTCGTGCTGGAGCGCCTGCCGGAACGGGACGCGTCGCCCAAGGCCAACGGCCTGGTCGGCCGCGTCGTGCAGGTGCTGGACTATCGCGGTCTGTACGAACGGTTCAGCCGGAGCACGAAGCCACCGACGCCGAGCCCCTACTTCCAGTTCGGGGCCCTGACCCTGGACATGTCCGCGTGGAGCGGCAACTCGCTGTACACGCTCCCCATCCCGCAGCACCGCATGGAGGAGCTGCTCGAACAGCGCGCGCACGAGCTGGGTGTGGAGATCCGGCGCGGGCACGAGGTGACCGCGCTGAACCAGGACGCGGAAGGCGTCACCGTCGACGTGCGGGGACCGGACGGCTCCTACCGGCTGGCCGCCGGATTCCTGGTCGGTGCCGACGGCGGGCGCAGCACCGTCCGGAAGCGGGCCGGCATCGAGTTTCCCGGGATCACCGACGACGGTTTCATCGCGCGTAGCGGGCAGGTCACGATTCATCCGCCGGTGGCCGTCCCGGGTACCGGCGAGCTGGAGGTGCCCGGAATGGGACGGCTCCGGCCTGCGACCTTCACCCGCACGGAGAACGGAGTCTTCGCCTACGGGATGTTCCAGCCCGGGGTCTACAGGGTCGCCGTCCATGAGTGGGATCGGCCTCCGGCCGAGAGCCGCGCGCCCGCCACGATCGAAGACCTGCGCGAGGCCGTCAGCCGGGTCCTCGGCACCGACATACCGATGAGCGAACCGCCGACCGGTCAGGGTCCCCCACCGGTGAGGGACACGAACGGTGTCAATTCACGGCTGGCCGACCGGTATCGGCAGGGGCGCGTGTTCCTGGTCGGCGACGCCGCACATGTCCAGTCCGGGGTGGGAGGCCCGGGGCTGAACCTGGGTCTTCAGGACGTGATCAACCTGGCGTGGAAGCTGGCGGCCGTCGTCGACGGCTGGGCGCCGGAAGACCTGCTGGACACCTACCAGAGCGAGCGGCGCCCCGCCGCGGAGCGGGTGATCATGCACAGTCGTGCGCAGACCGCCCTGCTGTCACCCGGCCCGAACATCACCGCGCTGCGGGAGGTGTTCACCGAGCTGCTGGATGATCAGACCAACGTGCGGCGCATCTCGAACCTCATGTCCGGAGCGGACGTTCGCTACGACATGCGCCCCGACGGCCCCGCGCATCCGCTCACCGGTGGCTGGATGCCGGATCTCGTCCTGAGCACCGCGAACGGGCCGGCCAGGGTCGCCGGCCTCATGCACGCGGTCAGGCCGATCCTGCTGAACCTGGCCGACCGGGCCGATCTGGTGGAAGCGGCCTCCGGCTGGACGGACCGCGTGGACGTGGTCACCGCGACAAGCGTCGACCGCCCCGCGGACGCGGTACTGATCCGCCCGGACGGGTACGTCGCGTGGGCCGCCGCCCCGGGCGCACCGGGTGGGGCGGACGCGCTGCGGCACGCCCTGCGTACCTGGTTCGGCCTGCCGACGAGTCTCCGAGACTCTTCCGTACGGCTCGCGTCCCGTCACCCGCGTGACGCGAGCCGTACGGAGGGGATCAGCGGGTGA